In Trichlorobacter lovleyi, the DNA window TCTTCAGGCCTGAAGGTCGAGTCAGGGCCGTTCAATCTGCTGGAAAGCATTAAACTGGCCATCACCCTGCACCGTAGCGCACTGGAGACGCGGGGGTTGCCGCTTACAACCAGTCTGCCGGAGAGTCTGGCGCAGCAGGTGATTGGCGATGGACGCCGTCTGACCCAGATCATCTCCAACCTGCTGGGCAACGCGATCAAGTTTACCGAGCAGGGCGGGGTCTCCCTTGCGGCGGATTGTATTGCGTGTGGTGAGCGTGAGCTGCGGCTGCAGCTGCGGGTCAGCGATACCGGCATCGGTATTGCTGAAAAAGATCTGCAGCGGATCTTTGAACCCTTTGTGCAGGCCGATATGTCCAGCACTCGCAGGTTTGGCGGCACCGGCCTCGGATTGGCGATCTGTCACCGCCTGGCAGAGCGGATGGGGGGCCGTATCCATGTTGACAGCATCCCCGGCGAGGGGAGCTGTTTTACCCTTGAGCTGCCGTTGTATACCGCCGTCGACCCGGCTGAGGCGGTCAGGGGTGAAGCCGTTCCGCCGGCGCTCTGGCAGGGTTCCTCCATGACCGCGGTGATTGCCGAAGATAATCCCGTCAACCTGATGGCCGCCGCAGGACTGGCAGGCAAACTGGGGCTCAAGGTGCTTCGCGCTGAAGACGGTAAACAGGCCCTGGCACACTGGATGTCAGGCCATGTTGATCTGATCCTGATGGATATCCAGATGCCGGTCATGGACGGCAGTGAAGCAACCCGTTTTATCCGCCAGCGTGAGCAGGGCAGCGCTGCCCACATCCCGATCATCGCCCTGACCGCCCATGCCATGGCCGGCGACCGTGAAAGGTTGCTGGCCGAGGGTTTTGACGGTTATATTGCCAAACCGTTCCAGCTCAATGAACTGGCAGCGGAACTGAAGCGGGTGACGTCGCGCTGATCGTGGTGGGCCTGCTTTGATGATGCTTGAGAGGGGGAGCCTATGCGAAACCGGATTGCAACCCATCTTCTGCTGTTTGTGTTGTCGGCCTGTTCAGTGTCAACCGCCAACGCTGCTGACAGGCAGTTGAGTTTTGGCGTCGTACCGCAGCGTAGTGTTATCCTGACCGCCCAGTACTGGAATCCTATTCTGAAGTATCTGGAAAAGAAGAGCGGTGTGCCGCTGGTTCTGAAGGTTGAAAAGACCGCGCCGGAACACTCCCGTCAGGTCGGCCTCGGCCGTTATGATCTGGTCTATACCAACCATTTTTTTACCAAGGCCAATGCCAGGGCAGGCTATCGGGTCGTGGCCCGTCCGGCAGGCCCGGCCATTACCGGTGAGATCGTTGTGCCGGAAGGGTCACCGATTGCCCGGCTTGAAGATCTGGCAGGCCGGGAAGTGGGCTTTCCGTCACCAGCCGCTTTTGTGGCATACGCGGTACCGCTTGATGTCCTGACCCGCAAGGGGATCAGGGTCAAGCCGGTTTTTGCCGGCAATCAGGAGGGGATTATGGCGCAGCTCAAGGCTGGCCGGGTGGCTGCAGCCGGTGTTAATTCACAGGTGATGCAGTCCTACGCCAACCGGGAGGGCTGGCGTTACCGGAGTGTCTGGCAATCGCCGGAGTACCTGAATCTGCCGATTGCAGTCCACCCCCGTGTAGCTGCCGGAACGGCGGCAGCGATCGTTGATGCCCTGGTTAACATGTCCCATGATCCGGAAGGTGTGCAGATACTGGAAAAGGCCGGTGCGTTGATCGGTCAGCAGCCCCCCTATGGTTTTGTCCCTGCAAGCAACAGAGAGTATCGTAATCAATGGGAGTTTTTTAAGCAGACCGTCGTACCGGAGTCACGGTAATGCTCAAAAAAATAATCCTGTTACGTTTAAGTCTCTTTAGCCGTCTGCTGCTGGTCAGCGGTTTTGTGATGCTGATCACCACCTCGTTGCTGATCTGGGGCCAGATGCTCCATGAGATAGATAGTCTGCGAACCAGGATCGATGAAGAGCTCCGTGATCAGCTGCGGGAACTTACCCAGATGGTCAGCGAGAACGCCATTCTGGGGGACTATGCCTCTATTCAGGCCTCCTTTCGTACCAATGTCAAACGTCAGCATATCTATCTGATCCGCTGGACTGATCCGGTGGGCAAGGTGGTTGAGGCCGTTGATGAACAGCCAAAGCCGGCCGTTCCGGACTGGTTTGTCGCGCTGGTCGGGATACGGGAGCACAAGGAGTCTGCCGCGCTGGAGGTTGGAGGGCATCCCTACGGCACCCTGACCCTGGCCCACTCACCGCAGACTGAAGTGGCCGTGTTGTGGCGTTCGCTGCAGGTGCAGATCCTGTGTCTGCTGGGCGGCCTGGCGGTCTTTATCGCCCTGATGGCACCGACCATCAGGCGGGCATTAAGGCCGTTACGCAGATTGGGCGCTGCTGCAGAACAGTTCGGCAGCGGTATCTATACGACACGTGTCCAGCTGTGCCAGATTCCGGAGATTGATACCTGCATCATGGCCTTCAACGAAATGGCCACCACCACGGAGGTGTTGATCCACCAGCGGGATGAGCGAGAGCGTGATTTAAGTGAACAGCGAAATTTCTTGCACACCCTGATGGATACGATACCGGATCTGATTTTTTACAAGGACAGAGCCGGTGTGTATTTGGGCTGTAATGAGCAGTATGCCAACAACTTTATCGCCCGTCCGCGGGAACAGATCATCGGGCATACTGACCGGGAGCTGCTTGCCAATCAGGAACTGGCGCAATTTGTGGCTCAGAGAGATCAAGAGGCCATGGCAGCGGAGCAGCCGATTTCCTATGAGATCCCGGTCGTGCTGCCGAACGGGGCCCATGTCCTGTTTGAAAGTACCAAGGTGGCATTCCGTAATGCTGAAGGTGCTGTCATCGGCATGATTGGTGTGTCTCGAGACATCACCTCGCGCAAACAGATTGAAAACGAGTTGCGCCGCAGCCGAGACGAGTGGGAGCGGACCTTTGATGCCATGCCGGACCTGATCTTCATCCTGGATCGCAACTATCAGATCACCCATGTCAATCAAGCCGCCCTGCAGCGGTTGGGTACGACCAGAGAGCAGACCGTGGGCAATGCATGCTATGCCTGTATGCATGGCAAGGATGAACCGCCGGAGTTTTGTCCTCAGAGGCAGACCCTGCAGGATTACGGGGAACATGTTGTGGAGGCGCTGGTGGAGCGGCTGGATAGCCAGTTTCAGATCACGACCACCCCCCTCTTTGATGAGGATGGCAGTTATGCTGCCACGGTGCATGTTGCCCATGACATTACCGAACGCAAACACCATGAGGAGGAGTTGGAGCTGGCCCGGGAGGCCGCTGATGGCGCCAACCGGGCCAAGAGTGAATTTCTTGCCAATATGAGCCATGAGATCCGCACCCCCATGAACGGGATCATCGGTATGGCCCAGCTGCTTAATTTTACCGAGCTGAGTCCTGAACAGCAGGAATATCTGTCCTATATCGAGAGCTCTGCCGACAACCTGCTCTCACTGATTAACGACATTCTGGACCTCTCTAAGATTGAGGCCGGCAAGATAGAGCTGGAATATGCCGATTTTTCACTTAAAAAGGCGATTGGTGATGTGCTTGCCACCCAGATCTCCACGATTCACCGCAAACACCTTCAGATTGACAGCTGCCTGGCTGATGAGCTGCCTGAGATCGTCTGCGGCGACCAGTTGCGTTTCAAACAGATTCTTCTGAACCTGCTGGGCAATGCCATCAAGTTCACTGAGCAGGGGAGCATTAGTATCAATGCTGCTGTTATCGAACTGCAAAGTTACCAGGTCACGTTTGCTATCAAGGTGGTCGACACCGGTATCGGCATGTCTCAAGAGGTGATGGAAAAGATTTTTTCACCCTTTGAGCAGGCAGACACCAGTACCACGAGACGCTTTGGCGGCACCGGCCTGGGGCTGACGATCTGCCGGAAATTGGCAGACCTGATGGGAGGGGCTATTACGGTTGAAAGCAGGTTGGGTGAGGGCAGCACCTTCTGTCTGGAGATCCCCTTTGGTCTCCCGGTGGCAAGCAAAAGCCACTCGCAACAGGGACAGGCCGGTCAGATTATGTGGGAGGGCCCGGTTCTGACGGTCCTGGTGGCAGAAGATAATGAGTTGAATATGGCGTTTACCGTAGGCGTTTTGAAAAAAATGGGACATAACGTCAAGACAGCCCGGGACGGACAGCAGGCTGTAGAGATCTGGCGGGCCGGTGGTATTGACCTGATACTGATGGATGTCCAGATGCCGGTTGTGGGGGGCCAGGAGGCGATGCTGCAGATCCGCCAGGAAGAGCCGCAGACAGGGCATACACCGATTGTTGCCCTGACCGCCCACGCCCTGCGGGGGGATCGGGAGCGGCTGCTGGCAGCCGGCTTTGATCATTACCTCTCCAAGCCGTTCCGGCTGCAACAGATTTTTGATGTTCTGATGAAAATTACGACAAGCCTCTAAAGGTTTAGCCGATGATCTATCTTGCACTGATACAAAATATCGCCCTGCTGGTGGCGCTGACCTTTGCCCATGGTCTGCTGATCCGGCATATCCGGCAACGGGGGCATGCCTATGCCTTGTTGTCCGGCCTGCTGTTCGGCAGTGTGGCCCTGGTGGGGATGATGACCCCGATGGTCTTGCAACCGGGGCTGATCTTTGACGGACGCAGTATTGTCATCGCTGTGGCAGGCCTGTTTGGCGGTCCGGTTACCGCAGCTGTTGCCGCTGCCATGGCTGCCGGCTACCGCTACTGGCTGGGCGGGGTTGGCGCACCGATGGGGGTGGCGGTCATTATCGGCTCCGGTGCCATTGGTGTGGCCGGCCACTATCTGCGGCGCAGTTGGCCCCGGACTGTCAGTCCGGTCGGTTTCTACCTGTTCGGTCTGCTGGTGCATCTCTGGATGATCGGTTGTATGTCCTTTTTGCCTGCAGCAGTTGCGCTGGTGGTGCTGGCCAACATCACGCTGCCGGTGCTGCTGGTCTACCCTGTTGCCACGCTGCTGGTTTGCCAGCTCTTTCTGCAGATGGAGCGCCATATTGCCATTGAGCAGGAACTGGAACAGGAACGTAACAGCCTGAGCAGTCTGATTCAGGCCGTGCCGGATCTGCTGTTTGAACTGGGGCTGGATGGACGCTACTACAGCTGTTATGCCCGCCACCAGGAACAACTGGCAGCACCAACTGATGCATTGCTGGGCCGGACCGTGCGTGAGGTGCTGCCGTCCCAGGCGGCAGAGGTCTGTCTTGAGGCGCTGCAGGAGGCAGAGAGAACCGGCCATTCCCATGGTCGCCAGTTTTTTCTGCAACTGCCAACCGGTGAACTCTGGTTTGAGCTGTCGGTTGCCCGTAAAACTGGACCGGTAACGGATCAGCCCCGCTTTGTGGTGTTGTCGCGGGATATCACCGACCGCAAGCTGCATGAGAAGGAACTGCTTGCGGCCCGCTATGCCGCCGAGTCTGCCAGCCGGGCCAAGTCTGAATTCCTGGCCAACATGAGCCATGAGATCCGCACCCCGATGAACGGGCTGCTGGGGATGGTGCAACTGATGCACTATACCCGGCTGAGCCAGGAGCAGAAGGAGTATCTGGAGAATATGGAGCTTTGCTCCAGTACCCTGCTGGCGCTGATCAATGACATCCTGGATCTCTCCAGAATTGAGGCCGGCCGGATTGATCTGGAGCATGAGGCCTTTCCGCTGGGGTTGACGATCCGGGAGGTGATGGCGCTGCAGAACGCACCGGCCCGGCAGAAGTCGTTGGAAATGGTGCTTGAACTGGCGGATGATTTGCCTGAGCAGATGCTGGGGGATCAGATCCGCTTCAGGCAGATCCTGCTGAACCTGGTCGGCAATGCGATCAAGTTTACCGAGCAGGGGAGTGTTACCGTGAAGGCGCTGCGCATGACAGGGCCGGACAATGTGCCGTGGTTGCATCTGGAAGTACAGGATACCGGCATCGGTATTCCTGCTGAACAGCTGGAACTGGTTTTTGCCCCCTTCACCCAGGCCGATGGCTCGATCACCCGCAGATTTGGCGGCTCCGGGCTGGGGCTTTCCATCTGTCAGCGTCTGACCGAGCTGATGGGGGGGCGGATCGGGGTCCGTTCCGAGCCGGGCAAAGGGAGCTGTTTTACGGTTGAACTGCCCTTGTCAAAGGATTGCCCATGACTGAAGGTTTTGTCCTGCTCTGCGGCTTCGCTGGTCTGGTGGTCCTGTTTTACGGGCGGAACGGGCACCTGCGCCGCAACGAGAGCAACAATGGGGCTGGCCGCAGTATCACGCAGGCTGTCATAAAGAACCTGGCCCGCAGCCTGACGGCACTGTTACTGGCAGGCTTGCTGGTGGAGTGCGCGCTTCTGCCGGTCTCCGCAGCGCAGAATCAGGCTGGTGCCGTTCCGGCAGGGATCGCCCTGAGTGATGCCGAGAAGGACTGGCTGGCCAGACACCCGATCATCCATGTCGGGGTAATGCAGGACTGGCCACCCATGAACTATCTTGATCGCAACGGCACGGTGCAGGGGATCGGTGCAGACTACCTCAAGGCGATCAACCGCATACTGGGGGGGATGCTGGTCCCGGTTCCCGGTCCGTTCAGGGAAAACTACGAATGGGTGCAGAACGGGCAGATTGATGCCCTGATGGATATAACCCGTTCCCCTGAACGGGATGCGCTGTTTGACTTTACCCGGCCCTATATCTCTATTCCCCATGTGCTGGTGGGGCGCAGGTCAGGGACTTTTTTCAGACAGGAAGCCGACCTGGCCGGCAAGAGCATCGCCCTTGAAAAGGGGTTTAACAATGTCACCTATTTCAGGAACAATTTCCCGTCGGTCACGGTCCGCGAGTACGGCAGTACCGCCGAGGCGCTCAAGGCGGTTGCCCGGGGAGAGGCCGACGCCT includes these proteins:
- a CDS encoding phosphate/phosphite/phosphonate ABC transporter substrate-binding protein produces the protein MRNRIATHLLLFVLSACSVSTANAADRQLSFGVVPQRSVILTAQYWNPILKYLEKKSGVPLVLKVEKTAPEHSRQVGLGRYDLVYTNHFFTKANARAGYRVVARPAGPAITGEIVVPEGSPIARLEDLAGREVGFPSPAAFVAYAVPLDVLTRKGIRVKPVFAGNQEGIMAQLKAGRVAAAGVNSQVMQSYANREGWRYRSVWQSPEYLNLPIAVHPRVAAGTAAAIVDALVNMSHDPEGVQILEKAGALIGQQPPYGFVPASNREYRNQWEFFKQTVVPESR
- a CDS encoding PAS domain-containing protein, which codes for MLKKIILLRLSLFSRLLLVSGFVMLITTSLLIWGQMLHEIDSLRTRIDEELRDQLRELTQMVSENAILGDYASIQASFRTNVKRQHIYLIRWTDPVGKVVEAVDEQPKPAVPDWFVALVGIREHKESAALEVGGHPYGTLTLAHSPQTEVAVLWRSLQVQILCLLGGLAVFIALMAPTIRRALRPLRRLGAAAEQFGSGIYTTRVQLCQIPEIDTCIMAFNEMATTTEVLIHQRDERERDLSEQRNFLHTLMDTIPDLIFYKDRAGVYLGCNEQYANNFIARPREQIIGHTDRELLANQELAQFVAQRDQEAMAAEQPISYEIPVVLPNGAHVLFESTKVAFRNAEGAVIGMIGVSRDITSRKQIENELRRSRDEWERTFDAMPDLIFILDRNYQITHVNQAALQRLGTTREQTVGNACYACMHGKDEPPEFCPQRQTLQDYGEHVVEALVERLDSQFQITTTPLFDEDGSYAATVHVAHDITERKHHEEELELAREAADGANRAKSEFLANMSHEIRTPMNGIIGMAQLLNFTELSPEQQEYLSYIESSADNLLSLINDILDLSKIEAGKIELEYADFSLKKAIGDVLATQISTIHRKHLQIDSCLADELPEIVCGDQLRFKQILLNLLGNAIKFTEQGSISINAAVIELQSYQVTFAIKVVDTGIGMSQEVMEKIFSPFEQADTSTTRRFGGTGLGLTICRKLADLMGGAITVESRLGEGSTFCLEIPFGLPVASKSHSQQGQAGQIMWEGPVLTVLVAEDNELNMAFTVGVLKKMGHNVKTARDGQQAVEIWRAGGIDLILMDVQMPVVGGQEAMLQIRQEEPQTGHTPIVALTAHALRGDRERLLAAGFDHYLSKPFRLQQIFDVLMKITTSL
- a CDS encoding ATP-binding protein — encoded protein: MIYLALIQNIALLVALTFAHGLLIRHIRQRGHAYALLSGLLFGSVALVGMMTPMVLQPGLIFDGRSIVIAVAGLFGGPVTAAVAAAMAAGYRYWLGGVGAPMGVAVIIGSGAIGVAGHYLRRSWPRTVSPVGFYLFGLLVHLWMIGCMSFLPAAVALVVLANITLPVLLVYPVATLLVCQLFLQMERHIAIEQELEQERNSLSSLIQAVPDLLFELGLDGRYYSCYARHQEQLAAPTDALLGRTVREVLPSQAAEVCLEALQEAERTGHSHGRQFFLQLPTGELWFELSVARKTGPVTDQPRFVVLSRDITDRKLHEKELLAARYAAESASRAKSEFLANMSHEIRTPMNGLLGMVQLMHYTRLSQEQKEYLENMELCSSTLLALINDILDLSRIEAGRIDLEHEAFPLGLTIREVMALQNAPARQKSLEMVLELADDLPEQMLGDQIRFRQILLNLVGNAIKFTEQGSVTVKALRMTGPDNVPWLHLEVQDTGIGIPAEQLELVFAPFTQADGSITRRFGGSGLGLSICQRLTELMGGRIGVRSEPGKGSCFTVELPLSKDCP